Proteins from a single region of Streptomyces vinaceus:
- a CDS encoding transglycosylase SLT domain-containing protein → MLEGHRVSRISVRGFAVASATAVTTVGAVVGVATGDPASNDLETTASGATLLTDIPVGEQAQVQSASLTQQADAIAQGADTDAKRVAEEAARIQAAEDAKSKKAEAQKAADEKAKKDREEKEQIASRSAARSAGDFAVQSSYTVAQVKEIARQIVPAGQFQCFSNIINEESTWNYKAVNSSSGAYGLVQALPGSKMSSVADDWRTNPATQIQWGLNYMNERYHSPCAAWSFHQANGWY, encoded by the coding sequence CTGCTGGAAGGACACCGTGTGAGCCGGATCTCGGTCCGGGGATTCGCAGTGGCTTCGGCCACCGCAGTCACCACCGTTGGCGCAGTCGTGGGTGTTGCCACTGGCGACCCCGCCTCGAACGATCTCGAGACCACCGCGTCCGGGGCGACCCTCCTCACCGACATCCCGGTCGGCGAGCAGGCGCAGGTCCAGAGCGCGTCCCTGACGCAGCAGGCCGACGCCATCGCCCAGGGCGCGGACACCGACGCCAAGCGTGTCGCCGAGGAAGCCGCCCGCATCCAGGCCGCCGAGGACGCCAAGTCCAAGAAGGCCGAAGCGCAGAAGGCCGCCGACGAGAAGGCGAAGAAGGACCGCGAGGAGAAGGAGCAGATCGCCTCCCGCTCCGCGGCCCGCAGCGCCGGCGACTTCGCGGTCCAGAGCTCCTACACGGTCGCCCAGGTCAAGGAGATCGCCCGGCAGATCGTCCCGGCCGGTCAGTTCCAGTGCTTCTCGAACATCATCAACGAGGAGTCCACCTGGAACTACAAGGCCGTGAACTCGTCCTCGGGCGCGTACGGTCTGGTCCAGGCGCTCCCGGGCTCGAAGATGTCCTCGGTCGCCGACGACTGGCGGACCAACCCGGCCACCCAGATCCAGTGGGGCCTCAACTACATGAACGAGCGCTACCACAGCCCGTGCGCCGCCTGGAGCTTCCACCAGGCCAACGGCTGGTACTAG
- a CDS encoding hydrogen peroxide-inducible genes activator, which translates to MAGDRRYLSVVVGNRGAKQATLAQLRAFAAVAEHLHFRDAAAAIGMSQPALSGAVSALEEALGVQLLERTTRKVLLSPAGERIAARAKTVLDAMGGLLEEAEAVRAPFTGILRLGVIPTVAPYLLPTVLGLFHRRYPRMDLQVHEEQTSSLLDGLAGGRLDLLLLAVPLGVPGVTELPVFDEDFVLLAPREHPLAGRRDIPREELRGLRLLLLDEGHCLRDQALDICREAGRPDGAAVTTTAAGLSTLVQLVAGGLGVTLLPRTALRLETARNEYLATGYFAEPAPSRRIALAMRTGTARQEEFRAIAGALREAVRPLPVWPAE; encoded by the coding sequence ATGGCGGGTGATCGGAGGTACCTGTCAGTGGTCGTCGGCAACAGGGGAGCGAAGCAGGCGACGCTCGCGCAGCTGCGCGCGTTCGCCGCCGTCGCCGAACACCTGCACTTCCGGGACGCCGCCGCGGCCATCGGCATGAGCCAGCCCGCCCTCTCGGGCGCCGTCTCCGCGCTGGAGGAGGCCCTCGGCGTCCAGCTGCTGGAGCGCACCACCCGCAAGGTCCTGCTCTCCCCGGCGGGCGAGCGGATCGCGGCCCGGGCCAAGACGGTCCTCGACGCCATGGGCGGGCTGCTGGAGGAGGCCGAGGCCGTACGGGCCCCCTTCACCGGGATCCTGCGGCTGGGGGTGATCCCCACGGTGGCCCCGTACCTGCTGCCGACCGTGCTCGGGCTGTTCCACCGCCGCTACCCCCGGATGGACCTCCAGGTACACGAGGAGCAGACCTCCTCGCTGCTGGACGGACTGGCCGGCGGCCGGCTCGACCTGCTGCTGCTCGCGGTGCCGCTCGGAGTGCCCGGCGTCACCGAACTGCCCGTCTTCGACGAGGACTTCGTCCTCCTCGCCCCCAGGGAGCACCCGCTCGCCGGGCGCCGGGACATCCCGCGCGAGGAACTGCGGGGCCTGCGGCTGCTGCTGCTCGACGAGGGGCACTGCCTGCGCGACCAGGCCCTGGACATCTGCCGCGAGGCGGGCCGGCCCGACGGGGCGGCCGTCACCACCACCGCCGCCGGGCTGTCCACCCTCGTCCAGCTGGTCGCCGGCGGACTGGGCGTGACCCTGCTGCCGCGCACCGCGCTGCGGCTGGAGACCGCCCGCAACGAGTACCTGGCCACCGGGTACTTCGCCGAGCCGGCGCCCTCGCGGCGGATCGCGCTGGCCATGCGGACGGGCACGGCCCGCCAGGAGGAGTTCCGGGCCATCGCGGGCGCACTGCGCGAGGCCGTACGCCCGCTCCCGGTGTGGCCGGCCGAGTAG
- a CDS encoding peroxiredoxin, with translation MLTVGDKFPTYDLTACVSLEAGSEFAQIDHKTYEGKWRVVFFWPKDFTFVCPTEIAAFGKLNDEFQDRDAQILGVSGDSEFVHHAWRKDHADLRDLPFPMLADSKHELMQACGVQGEDGFAQRAVFIVDQNNEIQFTMVTAGSVGRNPKEVLRVLDALQTDELCPCNWNKGEGTLDAGALLAGE, from the coding sequence GTGCTCACTGTCGGTGACAAGTTCCCCACCTACGATCTGACCGCTTGCGTCTCGCTCGAAGCCGGCAGCGAGTTCGCCCAGATCGACCACAAGACCTACGAGGGCAAGTGGCGCGTGGTGTTCTTCTGGCCGAAGGACTTCACCTTCGTCTGCCCGACCGAGATCGCCGCCTTCGGCAAGCTGAACGACGAGTTCCAGGACCGCGACGCCCAGATCCTCGGCGTCTCCGGCGACTCCGAGTTCGTCCACCACGCCTGGCGCAAGGACCACGCCGACCTGCGTGACCTGCCCTTCCCGATGCTGGCCGACTCCAAGCACGAGCTCATGCAGGCCTGTGGCGTGCAGGGCGAGGACGGCTTCGCGCAGCGCGCCGTGTTCATCGTCGACCAGAACAACGAGATCCAGTTCACGATGGTGACCGCCGGTTCCGTGGGCCGTAACCCCAAGGAGGTCCTGCGGGTCCTCGACGCCCTGCAGACCGACGAGCTGTGCCCCTGCAACTGGAACAAGGGCGAGGGCACCCTGGACGCCGGCGCGCTGCTGGCCGGTGAGTGA
- a CDS encoding AI-2E family transporter, producing the protein MVKRAGWLGRLGNRLSRMEARLQARRAEVEAESIGAAAVPGTAAPGAAPEGAGTGAPDPAPGTPADEHAGHPAHTPHPPALRGRPDPVSVVPWGMRVAAEVSWRLLLLAGMLWVVMKVISEVRLVVLAFAAALLVTALLQPFVVRLRRLGLPRGLATAVTAILGFVVIGLVGWFVVWQVMENLDDLSNRVREGINELKTWALDSPFHVTEKQINDIAKNLSETIGTNTEQITSAGLQGVTVLVEVLTGMLLAMFSTLFLLYDGKRIWTWVLGLVPAAARPGVAGAGPRAWRTLTAYVRGTVLVALIDAIFIGLGIYFLKVPMAVPLAVFIFLFAFIPLVGAVVSGALAVVVALVTQGPWTALMVLAVVLAVQQIEGHVLQPFILGRAVRVHPLAVVLAVAAGGMVAGIGGAVVAVPLVAVTNTVVVYLRAYSRDQLLHGAAAIGPGPHGSTAVEQAAREAGRDQRA; encoded by the coding sequence ATGGTGAAGAGGGCAGGCTGGCTCGGCCGGCTGGGGAACAGGCTGAGCCGTATGGAGGCGCGGCTCCAGGCGCGCCGTGCCGAGGTCGAGGCGGAGAGCATCGGCGCGGCCGCGGTCCCGGGCACGGCGGCTCCCGGCGCCGCCCCCGAGGGTGCGGGCACCGGCGCGCCGGACCCGGCACCCGGCACACCCGCCGACGAGCACGCCGGCCACCCGGCGCACACCCCGCACCCGCCCGCGCTGCGCGGGCGCCCCGACCCCGTGAGCGTGGTGCCGTGGGGCATGCGGGTCGCCGCCGAGGTCAGCTGGCGGCTCCTGCTGCTCGCCGGGATGCTCTGGGTCGTGATGAAGGTGATCAGCGAAGTCCGGCTGGTCGTCCTCGCCTTCGCGGCCGCCCTCCTCGTCACCGCACTGCTCCAGCCCTTCGTGGTCCGGCTGCGCCGCCTCGGGCTGCCGCGCGGGCTGGCCACGGCCGTGACCGCGATCCTCGGGTTCGTGGTCATCGGGCTGGTCGGCTGGTTCGTGGTGTGGCAGGTCATGGAGAACCTCGACGACCTGTCCAACCGGGTCCGCGAGGGCATCAACGAGCTCAAGACCTGGGCGCTGGACAGCCCGTTCCACGTGACCGAGAAGCAGATCAACGACATCGCGAAGAACCTCAGCGAGACGATCGGCACCAACACCGAGCAGATCACCTCCGCCGGCCTCCAGGGCGTGACGGTACTGGTCGAGGTGCTCACCGGCATGCTGCTCGCGATGTTCTCGACGCTGTTCCTGCTCTACGACGGCAAGCGCATCTGGACCTGGGTGCTCGGCCTGGTCCCCGCCGCCGCCCGCCCGGGCGTCGCGGGCGCCGGTCCGCGCGCCTGGCGCACGCTGACGGCATACGTGCGCGGAACGGTGCTCGTCGCACTGATCGACGCCATCTTCATCGGCCTCGGCATCTACTTCCTCAAGGTGCCGATGGCGGTGCCGCTGGCCGTCTTCATCTTCCTCTTCGCGTTCATCCCGCTCGTCGGAGCGGTGGTCTCCGGCGCCCTCGCGGTGGTCGTCGCCCTGGTCACCCAGGGGCCGTGGACCGCGCTGATGGTGCTGGCGGTCGTACTGGCCGTGCAGCAGATCGAGGGGCACGTGCTCCAGCCCTTCATCCTGGGCCGGGCGGTACGGGTGCACCCGCTCGCGGTGGTGCTGGCGGTGGCCGCGGGCGGGATGGTGGCGGGCATCGGCGGGGCGGTGGTGGCGGTCCCGCTGGTCGCCGTCACCAATACGGTGGTGGTCTACCTGAGGGCCTACTCGCGGGACCAGCTCCTGCACGGCGCCGCCGCCATCGGCCCGGGTCCGCACGGCTCGACGGCGGTCGAGCAGGCCGCCCGGGAGGCCGGGCGTGATCAGCGAGCCTGA
- a CDS encoding PhoH family protein, translating into MVTSTKRRLPDRRTYVLDTSVLLADPNAITRFDEHEVVLPIVVITELEAKRHHPELGYFARQALRLLDDFRVRYGRLDAPIPLGDLGGTLRVELNHSDPGVLPAGFRLGDNDSRILAVARNLQAEGYDVTVVSKDLPLRIKASSVGLLAEEYRAELAITDAGWTGMSELALSGEQVDLLYSEERLYVPEAAELPVHTGLVIQSERGKALGRVTPDGNVRLVKGDREAFGLHGRSAEQRIALDLLLDPEIGIISMGGRAGTGKSALALCAGLEAVLERRQHQKVMVFRPLYAVGGQDLGYLPGDASEKMSPWAQAVFDTLSAVAGREVIEEVLNRGMLEVLPLTHIRGRSLHDAFVIVDEAQSLERNVLLTVLSRIGANSRVVLTHDVAQRDNLRVGRYDGVVAVVEKLKGHPLFAHVTLNRSERSPIAALVTEMLESL; encoded by the coding sequence GTGGTGACCAGCACAAAGCGCCGCCTGCCCGACAGGCGGACCTACGTCCTCGACACCAGCGTCCTGCTGGCAGACCCCAACGCGATCACGCGTTTCGACGAGCACGAGGTCGTGCTCCCGATCGTGGTGATCACCGAGCTGGAGGCAAAGAGGCACCATCCCGAACTCGGCTACTTCGCCCGTCAGGCCCTGCGCCTGCTCGACGACTTCCGGGTTCGCTACGGTCGCCTCGACGCCCCCATCCCGTTGGGCGATCTCGGCGGCACCCTCCGTGTCGAGCTCAACCACTCCGACCCGGGCGTCCTGCCGGCCGGCTTCCGGTTGGGGGACAACGACTCGCGGATCCTCGCGGTCGCCCGCAACCTCCAGGCCGAGGGATACGACGTCACGGTCGTCTCGAAGGATCTCCCGCTGCGCATCAAGGCCTCCTCCGTGGGGCTGCTCGCCGAGGAGTACCGGGCGGAGCTCGCGATCACCGATGCCGGCTGGACCGGCATGAGCGAGCTCGCACTCTCCGGGGAGCAGGTCGACCTGCTCTACTCCGAGGAGCGGCTGTACGTACCGGAGGCCGCGGAACTGCCCGTGCACACCGGGCTGGTCATCCAGTCCGAGCGCGGCAAGGCCCTGGGCCGGGTCACTCCCGACGGGAACGTACGGCTCGTCAAGGGCGACCGCGAGGCCTTCGGACTGCACGGCCGCAGCGCCGAGCAGCGCATCGCCCTGGACCTCCTGCTCGACCCGGAGATCGGCATCATCTCCATGGGCGGCCGGGCCGGCACCGGAAAGTCGGCGCTGGCGCTGTGCGCGGGCCTGGAGGCGGTGCTGGAGCGCAGGCAGCACCAGAAGGTGATGGTCTTCCGGCCGCTGTACGCGGTGGGCGGCCAGGACCTCGGCTACCTGCCCGGGGACGCGTCCGAGAAGATGAGCCCCTGGGCGCAGGCGGTCTTCGACACCCTCTCGGCGGTGGCCGGGCGCGAGGTCATCGAGGAGGTGCTGAACCGGGGGATGCTGGAGGTCCTGCCGCTCACGCACATCCGCGGGCGCTCGCTGCACGACGCCTTCGTGATCGTGGACGAGGCGCAGTCGCTGGAGCGCAATGTCCTTCTGACCGTTCTGTCCCGGATCGGTGCGAATTCTCGGGTCGTTCTGACCCATGACGTCGCCCAGCGGGACAACCTGCGGGTCGGCCGGTACGACGGAGTGGTCGCCGTCGTTGAGAAGCTGAAGGGGCATCCGCTCTTCGCGCACGTCACGCTCAACCGCTCCGAGCGCTCCCCGATCGCCGCGCTGGTGACCGAGATGCTCGAATCGCTGTAA
- a CDS encoding alkyl hydroperoxide reductase, protein MSLDSLKSAIPDFAKDLKLNLGSVIGNADSNGTLSQQQLWGTVLSCAIAARSPRVLRELEPEAKAALSPEAYTAAKSAAAIMGMNNVFYRTRHLLSDPEYGTLRAGLRMNVIGNPGVEKVDFELWSLAVSAINGCGQCLDSHEQVLRKAGVDRETIQEAFKVASVIQAVAVTLDAEAALAAE, encoded by the coding sequence ATGTCCCTCGACTCCCTCAAGTCCGCCATACCGGACTTCGCCAAGGACCTGAAGCTGAACCTCGGCTCGGTCATCGGCAACGCCGACAGCAACGGCACCCTCTCGCAGCAGCAGCTGTGGGGCACCGTCCTGTCCTGCGCGATCGCCGCCCGCTCCCCGCGCGTCCTGCGTGAGCTGGAGCCGGAGGCGAAGGCGGCCCTGTCGCCGGAGGCGTACACCGCCGCCAAGTCCGCGGCCGCGATCATGGGGATGAACAACGTCTTCTACCGCACCCGCCACCTGCTCTCCGACCCGGAGTACGGCACGCTGCGGGCCGGCCTGCGGATGAACGTCATCGGCAACCCGGGCGTGGAGAAGGTCGACTTCGAGCTGTGGTCGCTCGCCGTCTCCGCGATCAACGGCTGCGGCCAGTGCCTGGACTCGCACGAGCAGGTCCTGCGCAAGGCCGGCGTCGACCGCGAGACGATCCAGGAGGCCTTCAAGGTCGCCTCGGTGATCCAGGCCGTCGCGGTCACCCTCGACGCCGAGGCCGCCCTCGCCGCCGAGTAG